TATCTTTCTTAGTTTTCTTAGGATTCTGGCTTTGCGTTTGTTCACAACGCTCTGGGTTATGCCTAACCTCGCCCCGACTTCACGCTCGGAAAGTCCGTCAAAAAAGATTGCCTGTATCAACTCCTGCTCACTATCCGACAACAAAGGCAGGGCGGCTTTCAGCCTGTCCACCATAACAGCATTGACAACGGTTTCCGCAATGTCCGCCGCTTCATCAGCGATAAAGTCCAGAGGATTCCCCTCGCTGTCCGTAAATCCGTCCAGAGATAGCAGGCTGTTCCTCGCATCTAATTTTTGCAGGTAACGCCACCGCTCCCTGTCACGGTAGAAGTCCGCATATTGCTCCCTTACGACTTCAAGCAGACAACCTTGGACGGGGATAAACAGCTTGTCCATATATCCCTTGTCGGCTTGCCTGCGGCGGCAGAAATCCGTATAGGACAGTTCCACATAGCCGCCGCTTTCTTTGATATATACTTTTCTTGGTGCGTATTTCACCGCTAATACCTCCAATCTGAATTTTTGAAATGTAAAAATCCAGATGGAGAGGCGGGGAGCGGCAACGCACACCAGAAACAGCCCTGCGGCACTTTCCAACAAAAAACGACAAAAGAAAAACCGCAAAGGCTCTGTGACCTTCACGGTTATGGGAAATACAAATTCTGTTGTATGGAGATTGTACTTCCACTTTCAAGGTGAGAAGTACCGCTGCACTGGCAGAAATTTTTTTAACTGGTTTCCTGCCATTCTCTGATATGCTATGTATTGATAAATTTTACTTCGTATGAGCAGATGAATAACCGCCCGAAAAAAGAACATAAAAAAATCCCTCCAAATTTAAAAACAAATTCAGAGGGTAATTTAGGGTATAACAAAATAACCCACCCGAATATCGTTTTTTTTATTTGGTGAGTTTGTTCTTTCAAATACGAAACAAAAAGAGCCGATGATTCGTGAATTGTTCCACAATTTCATCGGCTCTGCGTCTTAAGCGTCTGGCTCTTTGATGACAGTTATCTTCAAGTTGTCAACTTTAATCAAGCTTTCTTGTCTGCATTTTGGACAATAAAGGGGATAATTCTCCAAAACAGTGTCCTTCCTAATTTTATTACGGGTTTTGCTCCCACAAACAGGACACAATATCCATTCGCATTTCATCATAATTAGTCTCTAATCCTTTCAAATCTCATTTTATATGACTTTTGCAAGCTGTTAAGCTAACTTGTGGAACATATGCCGAACCTTATCTATACGGCTATTCGGGCGGCGGGGTTGGCAAATAAATTTACCAATAGCTGGCTGGTATCCTTTTAACTCTGTCAAGCAGACTCCCTGCCCATTTGTGAAATAAGTTAAATCGTTCCTGTATTCTTGAATACATCTGGCAGGGATTTCTCCTTTCAGAATGACCTCGTCATTCTTTACCTGAGTACTTACAATATCTGCACAATACCTTGGGGCATCATGATACGCCCGTGAGAGATATTCCTGCGGTGCATAAATTTCAAAGTGGAGATATGGCTCTAATAGTTCTGTCCCTGCTTTTTTTAAAGCCTGCTCCAATACGATAGGGGAAAGCAGCCGAAAGTCTGCGGGGGTACTTACAGGACTATAATACAATCCATATTCAAAACAGATTTTACAGTCTGTCACTTTCCATCCATACAGCCCCTGCTCGCAGCCATAAAGAACCCCCTCCATAACCGCATTTTGGAACGATTGGTTTAAATATCCAAGTGAAACTCTGCTTTCATACTGCACTCCGCTTCCAATAGGGAGCGGCTCTATGGACAACCCGACAGAAGCCCAGAAAGGATTTGGCGGGACTTCTATGTGGATGGTATATTCTGCTTTTCTAAGCGGTCTTTCCATATATATAACAGTAGGCTCTTTTATTTCTGCCTCCACATGGTATTTTTCCTCAAGGATGGCACAAATGACTTCCATCTGCACATTCCCCAAAAAAGAAAGTATAATCTCATGCGTTGTAGTATCCACATAATATTTTAAAAGAGGGTCGCCATCTGAAATTTCTTTAAGTGCCCCAAGCAATATTTCCCGCTGTTCAGATTTCTTTACTGCAATCGTTGTTTGGAGCATAGGGAGAGGATTTTCAATAAATTTTCTCTGCGGCAACAGCATTTCGTTCCCCAAAATACTGTTTAGCTGCAAAACATCATTTGGTAAAATTACAATATCACCAGAGCAGGCTGTATCGGATGAATATAATTCACCGTTTGTCGGAACACACATCTCTGTGATTTTTATTTTCTCTTTTTCAGATATTTTAATAACATCCCTCAAATGCAATGTTCCGCTATATATACGCACATAAACAAAACGCCGCCTTTTCTCTGAATATTCAATCTTAAAAACCTGCCCGCATAGTTCAGATTGACCTTCAGGCGTTGATGAATAAAACTTACTGGCAATCACTTCTATAA
Above is a genomic segment from Hominilimicola fabiformis containing:
- a CDS encoding sigma-70 family RNA polymerase sigma factor produces the protein MKVTEPLRFFFCRFLLESAAGLFLVCVAAPRLSIWIFTFQKFRLEVLAVKYAPRKVYIKESGGYVELSYTDFCRRRQADKGYMDKLFIPVQGCLLEVVREQYADFYRDRERWRYLQKLDARNSLLSLDGFTDSEGNPLDFIADEAADIAETVVNAVMVDRLKAALPLLSDSEQELIQAIFFDGLSEREVGARLGITQSVVNKRKARILRKLRKIIEN
- the tet(O) gene encoding tetracycline resistance ribosomal protection protein Tet(O); this translates as MKIINLGILAHVDAGKTTLTESLLYTSGAIAEPGSVDKGTTRTDTMNLERQRGITIQTAVTSFQWEDVKVNIIDTPGHMDFLAEVYRSLSVLDGAVLLVSAKDGIQAQTRILFHALQTMKIPTIFFINKIDQEGIDLPMVYQEMKAKLSSEIIVKQKVGQHPHINVTDNDDMEQWDAVIMGNDELLEKYMSGKPFKMSELEQEENRRFQNGTLFPVYHGSAKNNLGIRQLIEVIASKFYSSTPEGQSELCGQVFKIEYSEKRRRFVYVRIYSGTLHLRDVIKISEKEKIKITEMCVPTNGELYSSDTACSGDIVILPNDVLQLNSILGNEMLLPQRKFIENPLPMLQTTIAVKKSEQREILLGALKEISDGDPLLKYYVDTTTHEIILSFLGNVQMEVICAILEEKYHVEAEIKEPTVIYMERPLRKAEYTIHIEVPPNPFWASVGLSIEPLPIGSGVQYESRVSLGYLNQSFQNAVMEGVLYGCEQGLYGWKVTDCKICFEYGLYYSPVSTPADFRLLSPIVLEQALKKAGTELLEPYLHFEIYAPQEYLSRAYHDAPRYCADIVSTQVKNDEVILKGEIPARCIQEYRNDLTYFTNGQGVCLTELKGYQPAIGKFICQPRRPNSRIDKVRHMFHKLA